The sequence below is a genomic window from Betaproteobacteria bacterium.
GTATGTACGGGTCCAGGGAAGTTCCTTTCAGACGCAATCCCGTATCCGCGGTAAGACTCACCTTAAGACTCTCCGAGATCACAGCGCGCAGGCCCACGAACAAGTCGTCATCGGCCTCGCGCCGTCTTAATGCACGGTCGGCTTCGGTCTCCGAATTCGAACGCGTAAGAGTGTCCAAGGCGCGATCGACGATCAGTTGCAGCTTATCGTTGGTACGGGGAAGCCGGATCTTGGCGCGGATGAGGGCGCGAAAATCGTGATCCCCGTCCTTGGGGCGAACGAAGGTGGCAGCGCCTCCGAGTTGAAGGTAACTTCCCGTGGGCGCATCGGAGATATCCGGTCCCGCGAAGAGAGCGTCTGCCTTGCGCAAGAACGCTTCAACGTGGCAGGAAATCTTCTCGTGGGAACGATCGACAAGGACGGAGCTAAGCGCGCTCTCGTCCATTTTCGCGCCCTCCTGAGCGGCACAAGTCGGCGCCCAGATCATCAAGCCTAAGAGCAAGGCTCTGGTATTACTGCGTTTCAAGGCTGGCATCCCCTCTGAACGGAACGTGGCTGATTAATGCCGCCAATAACGGCCCGGATCAGCCATATTTTGGCTTCGACATAACCTGAATGTTAGTCTTCGCCGAATAGGCCCGATCCTGGCCTAGTAGCGGCCAGGATCGGCCATATTCTCAAAGCGGGTGTACTCACCGAGGAAAGTCAAGCGCACCGTACCGATGGGACCATTGCGCTGTTTGCCGATGATCACCTCCGCGATGCCCTTATCCGAGGTGTCGGGGTTGTAGACCTCGTCGCGGTAGATGAACAAAATGACATCCGCGTCTTGCTCGATCGCCCCCGAGTTATGACTGACGATCCCATCCGCCAGCCACGAGGCAGGGCCTGGTACGGTCAGATCGAACACCTCCTCCTCTCCGGCATCGGATATCTCAACGACCCGGTCCCAGAATAGGTCATCTTCGGTCCAACGCAGCAGGCTGTCTTGATCGAGCGCCTGCGCGTCACTTCGAATCATGTCGCGCGACGGAGCAAAACTAAAGTGCGAGCTTCCGCCATAGGACGTGCCTCTCATAGCGGCCATTGCGCGCTGAGTAACACCCTGGGTGCGCATAAGGGCACGCACTTCGTGGAATGCTTCCATGGGCAATGTGTCGACGTTGGTGCTTCGATCCGTTTCCTTTAGCAAAGCGGATAGCCGGGTAGCGGGAGCAGCACGAGGTCCAAAGGCACCAATGTAATCAAGGAAACGGGCCTGCTCTCCAGCGCCAGATACATCCGCCGTGTACAGGGGATTCTTGGATTTCGCTTGATATACGGTTCTTATGCGAGCCATGATCCCGAACCGAAGTAAGAGGGCAGCGACATCGCGCGCCAAGCCTTCGCTCACGGTGGAAAAAAATACAAGTGGCGGACCCTTATCCGGTTCACGCACGTAGATCGATCCATCGGTCGCCCACAAGTGCCGAAGCAGCAGCGCGATTTGCTCGTTACCCAACCGGAAAGCGCAAACTGGCAAACGCTTGTCCTTCGACCCTTGCCCGAGCAAAGTGACCTCGGAGTCATCCAACGTGATTGGCCGCGAACTCTCGGGGACATGTCTTGCGACCGCCATGCGATCTCCTACGCGCAGTTCGCCAAGCGTGATCCATCCTCCGCCACTCATTACACGGTGCCCTGGCGTCGCGCGCAATTGCCTGCCGCTCGCCAGCGAAACCTTCAGGACGGGCTTCTTGCCAACGGACCACACTTTATCGCTCATGGCTCTCACCACCCGGCGCTCCGGCGAGACGGCAAGCACTTCGGGTTGCTGTCCAACGAGATCTCGTATGGGCGTTCGCGTTCCATCGGCCAGCATCACGAGGGTTTCACCGGTAACGCACTCTCGAAGATCCGACATCACGGGCCGTTTGTTGGGGCGCTGCTCGAGGCTACGGTTCAACTGCGATAAAGCGATGACCGGGCAATTGAGTTCCTTGGCGAGCGCCTTCAACGAGCGCGAGATCTCGGAAATTTCCGTCGCGCGGTTCTCACCCTGGCTGGATGCCGACATGAGCTGGATGTAATCGATCACGATCAATCCGAGTTGCTTGTACTGGCGGTGCAAGCGGCGTGCACGAGCGCGCAGTTCGAGCGCGTTGAGCGCGGGCGTTTCATCGATGTGAATGGGCGCGTCGTTGAGCTTGCCCACGGCGTAGGTAAGCCGCTGCCATTCTTGGTCCTGCAAACGCCCGGTCCGCAGCTTGTGCTGGTCCAGCTTGCCGGTGGATCCGATCAACCGCATCACCAGTTGCGTGGCCGCCATCTCCATGCTGAATATACCCACAGGTAGCCCCGCGCTTAAACCCACGTGCTCGGCGATGTTCAGAGCCAAGGAGGTCTTGCCCATGCTGGGCCTTCCCGCCACGATCACCAGATCTCCGCCTTGCAACCCGGAGGTCATGCGGTCGAGATCCAGATAACCGGTGGGCACTCCCGTCACGTCGCTGGGATTCTCGCGGTTGTAGAGTAGATCGATGCGCTCCACGACCTGCGTGAGGAGCGGAGGCATGTCCTGGAAGCCTTGCTTGCCGCGCGACCCGAGTTCCGCGATCTGGAAAATCTTGGACTCGGCTTCATCCAAGATCTGCGAAGCATCGCGGCCCATGGTGTTGAAAGCCGAATCCGAAATGCTGGCGGCGGTTTCCGCCAAGCGGCGCAGAATCGCGCGCTCGCGCACGATTTCGGCGTAGCGGCGGATATTGGCGGCGCCCGGAATGTTTTGCGCCAGGGCGCTCAAGTAGGGGA
It includes:
- the dnaB gene encoding replicative DNA helicase, which encodes MAQSPRDSAAESLRLPPHSLESEQSVLGGLLLDNSAWDRIADVIAEADFYRADHRLIYRHIMRLMEKSRPADIITVSESLESTQELQAAGGIPYLSALAQNIPGAANIRRYAEIVRERAILRRLAETAASISDSAFNTMGRDASQILDEAESKIFQIAELGSRGKQGFQDMPPLLTQVVERIDLLYNRENPSDVTGVPTGYLDLDRMTSGLQGGDLVIVAGRPSMGKTSLALNIAEHVGLSAGLPVGIFSMEMAATQLVMRLIGSTGKLDQHKLRTGRLQDQEWQRLTYAVGKLNDAPIHIDETPALNALELRARARRLHRQYKQLGLIVIDYIQLMSASSQGENRATEISEISRSLKALAKELNCPVIALSQLNRSLEQRPNKRPVMSDLRECVTGETLVMLADGTRTPIRDLVGQQPEVLAVSPERRVVRAMSDKVWSVGKKPVLKVSLASGRQLRATPGHRVMSGGGWITLGELRVGDRMAVARHVPESSRPITLDDSEVTLLGQGSKDKRLPVCAFRLGNEQIALLLRHLWATDGSIYVREPDKGPPLVFFSTVSEGLARDVAALLLRFGIMARIRTVYQAKSKNPLYTADVSGAGEQARFLDYIGAFGPRAAPATRLSALLKETDRSTNVDTLPMEAFHEVRALMRTQGVTQRAMAAMRGTSYGGSSHFSFAPSRDMIRSDAQALDQDSLLRWTEDDLFWDRVVEISDAGEEEVFDLTVPGPASWLADGIVSHNSGAIEQDADVILFIYRDEVYNPDTSDKGIAEVIIGKQRNGPIGTVRLTFLGEYTRFENMADPGRY